The Nitrospirota bacterium DNA segment ATGCTGGAGGCAAACCGTGTTGTCCTGGACGAGATGGTGCACACCGACGTGCGGGGGAAGGTGAAGGCCGGAAGCAATATCATCGGGCGGGTCTTCGTGGGGGAGGGCGCGTTGATAGAAGACAGCACCGTGCGGGGGCCGGCCGTCATCGGCAAGGATACGGTCATACGCAACGCCTTCATCGGTCCTTATACAAGCATAGGCGACAACTGCCAGGTGCAGGACTCCTCCGTGGAGTTCGTGGTGATGCTGGAGGGCTCAAGGGTCCTTGGGGTGGAGAGGCTCGAGGAAAGCCTGGTGGGAAGGAACTCCGTCATCCAGAAGGACAGGGGGCTTCACAAGGCCCTCAAGGTCCATATCGGGGACGACTCGGAGGTCGCCCTGTGACCGAATTCAGCGAGGGGGACATCGAGGGCGTCCTGGTCCGGAGCCTCCGCTTTCACCACGACCAGAGGGGCTGGCTCACCGAGCTTTACCGGAAGGATGAGGTCGACCGGGAGCTTTTTCCCGCCATGGCCTACGTGTCCATGACCCGCCCGGGCGTGGCCCGGGGGCCTCACGAGCACAGGGAGCAGGCGGATTGTTTCGTTTTTTTCTCCTCGGCCTTCGACCTTTTCCTCTGGGACGCCCGGGAGGGCTCTCCCACGGGCGCTCATAAGAGCGTGCTTCGCCTGGGCAGGGAGAACCCGACCCTGGTCGTCGTCCCTCCCGGTGTCGTGCACGCCTACCGGAACGTGGGCGCCGAGGACGGCCTCGTCCTGAACTTTCCCAACAGGCTCTACGCCGGGTGGGGAAAGGGAGAGCCGGTGGACGAGGTGCGCTACGAAGGGGACCCGTCTTCCCCGTACCGGCTTGAGCCATGAGGATAATGGTGACCGGGGCCGGAGGACAACTGGGCAGGGCCCTGGTGCGTGCGGCACGGGAGGCGGGGCACGAGGTGGCCGGCTTTTCCCACGCCGAACTGGACATAGGAGACCTCCCCTCCGTCTCCCGGGCGCTCTCCCTGGCCAGGCCCGAGGTGCTCATCAATTGTGCGGCCTACAACGAAGTCGACCGGGCCGAGACCGACTGGGAAGGGGCCTTTCTGGTCAACGCGGTGGGCGTGAAGAACCTGGCCACGGCGGCTTCCGAGATGGGTGCTCTCATGATGCACTTCAGCACCGACTACGTTTTCAGGGGAGACCTGGGGCGCCCCTATACCATTTCCGACGTCCCCGACCCCATAAACGCCTACGGCCAGAGCAAGCTCCTCGGGGAAGAGATGCTGAGGGAGGTCGCCGCGCGACATTTTCTCGTCCGCACGAGCTGGGTCTTCGGCCGGGGCAAGAGCTCCTTTCCGCTGAAGCTCCGCGCTTGGGCGGCAGAGAGAGACGTGCTCCGGGTGGTGCAAGACCAGGTGTCGCGCCCCACCTACGCCCTTGACCTGGCCGAGGCCACCCTCGGCCTTCTGGCCAGGGGAGAGCCCGGCACGTACCACGTTACCAACTCGGGCTATTGTTCCCGATACGAGTGGGCCTGCCACATATTGTCGCGCCTCGGCTGGAAGGGCAGGGTCGAGCCCGCCAGGAGCGCGGAGTTCAAAACAGCGGCGGAAAGGCCGGCCTTTTCCGTCCTTGACACATACCCCGTGGAGCACGTCCTGGGCAAGGCGCTTCCCTCGTGGCAGGACGCCACGGACAGGTTTCTCAAGGAGCTCGGATGAAACGCATTCTGGTGACGGGCGGAGCGGGTTTCATCGGCTCCAACGTCATCCGCTTCCTTCTGGGGCGGGGAGGGGACGTGAGCGTGCGGAACCTCGATGCGCTCACCTACGCCGGAGACGCCGAAAGGCTGAAGGACTTCGAGGCCGACCCCAGGTACTCCTTCGTCCACGGCGACGTCTCCGACGGCATGCTGGTTGACGGCCTCTTCGCCAAAGGAGTGGATATTGTTTTTCACCTTGGACCGCTCGATACAGGATGCTTTTCCCTTCGAGTCCACAAACGTGCGGGG contains these protein-coding regions:
- a CDS encoding dTDP-4-dehydrorhamnose 3,5-epimerase family protein, with amino-acid sequence MTEFSEGDIEGVLVRSLRFHHDQRGWLTELYRKDEVDRELFPAMAYVSMTRPGVARGPHEHREQADCFVFFSSAFDLFLWDAREGSPTGAHKSVLRLGRENPTLVVVPPGVVHAYRNVGAEDGLVLNFPNRLYAGWGKGEPVDEVRYEGDPSSPYRLEP
- the rfbD gene encoding dTDP-4-dehydrorhamnose reductase; amino-acid sequence: MVTGAGGQLGRALVRAAREAGHEVAGFSHAELDIGDLPSVSRALSLARPEVLINCAAYNEVDRAETDWEGAFLVNAVGVKNLATAASEMGALMMHFSTDYVFRGDLGRPYTISDVPDPINAYGQSKLLGEEMLREVAARHFLVRTSWVFGRGKSSFPLKLRAWAAERDVLRVVQDQVSRPTYALDLAEATLGLLARGEPGTYHVTNSGYCSRYEWACHILSRLGWKGRVEPARSAEFKTAAERPAFSVLDTYPVEHVLGKALPSWQDATDRFLKELG